The Syngnathus scovelli strain Florida chromosome 7, RoL_Ssco_1.2, whole genome shotgun sequence DNA window ATGAAACATTCTTTGATGCCAAGGAAGACAACTCTGTTTATGCCTTCCTGGGATTGGCCCCTCCTCCAGGTTCAAAGGTCAAGACTCAATTTTTCCTTGTCAATTCATTTTCTCTTCTTGCTCGCTGTATTTCAGTTCTTCTCTCAACTCTTTGATGGTACTTAAAATGGTCGTTTTGTTTAATGTTTAACTGAACACCACAGCATTACGTAGGCACTGTATGTTTGTGCATTTTCTGCAATAACAATTGGAAATAATATTATATTTTTGTATAATAAATAGATGGAAAGTTAGATAGaatgtttttaaatcatattCATCAATCAAAGAATGACAGATGAATCTATTAATAGTTGAAGCACAGAGCAGCTCTAAATTGAAGAATGTGCAGCTAATTCATGTGATCGGTCTCAGAATCGGCATCGTCCTATCTCACTGACTCAGCATTGTCCGAATCGGCGTAACAACCTTGATGAAAACATAACTACTTTCCACTCAATgacgcatacaaaaaaaaaaaaagtcattgacGTTCTTTCCGCCGACAAATATTTCACTCAGATGGTAATCTTTTAATGAGCAGTCAATATTTGTGAACTGAACCTGACTGCTCCTCCCAAACTTTGCAAACATTTGGGTTGTCGCTTTTCTGTTTACTTGAATCCTTTCCTCAACGCAGGAAGCACTTCAGGCTGACAAGGAAGAACACATTTTGGAGAATGGTACTCACACTGACGACACCAATGAAGAGGGAACCCAAGATGACTCAATAGTAAAGTTTTATTGACACACCCTGCTTTTTTGCTTCCTGTCCAACCATACATGTCCTGTCAGCTTGATCGCACTCTCACGTTCCTTCAGGTGCACCTGTCCAGTCTTTACATTAACTCGTCTTTCTGTGTTACTCAGTTGCTGAGATGTTTGAATTCACAACCACTAAATATAGTACCATCACTGTGCTCACAATGATGCAGAGTTGCGTTTCCACCACCCTTCACCCACATCAACATGTTGGGAACGGCATGTGATGTTTTCATTTTGGGTGTGAGTGACGTTTAATGATGAAAAAGAATGTACTGTAATGCACAAAGGTTTTGTCAAGGTGATAAAAGTAACCCAACCAACTGGAACAGAATTTTATTTCAGCTGATCATCCTACTCGTGTGATTTGCATCTACTTCTTTTTCTATTCTCTTTTACTGTGCACTAATGTCTCTTTAAATTTCCAGAATTCTTGTTGACATGTGTGCCACTCACGTTGCATGTACGATCTATCTAATTTATTTACCCTCATCACCAGTTGTTGTTTTCACCTAAATAAAGGAAGTTCCAGAGGTAGATCGTAACGGGGACGCACATGGAGACGAGGAGGAGACGcaggaaggagaaggagaaggttGCGAGGAGGAAGATATAGCAGAGCCTGAGGAAAATGAAGTCACGGAAGGAGGAGAAGCTGAAGAACCCGAAGATACAGTAACCGATGACTTCTaacattattttcctttttagccAAACATTCCTAAAGTGCTCTGTTTTCACTTTCAGCAGCCCAAAATTCcacgttcttttttttcttaggcTTTGTCTTCTTTCCTGGTTCCGGTTAACTACATCCCCCCATCAATTCACCTttagttagatttttttttttttttattaatccaCACACATTTGTACTCTTATACAGGATGGATCTCTTTTGTTTTCCCTTCTATATGTCTTCATGTATAACTGTTGATGACAATTtaatataaaaaagaaaaatcattttgTGTCCTTGTCAAGCCGTGTCATCAAGTGGTTCGATCAATATTCACCACTAAATCCATGTTGTCTTTCTGTTACAGGGTCATgcagaggaagatgaagaacaggtatgtttttgtttctgaatCGTTTTCTAGTCCTCTCTTTGCCAATTGCCAATCTTGGTCACATTTTGTAGGGCATTTGTTGCTAGGTAGAATCAATGTGGTGCAACAATTGTGTCCCCATGCCCATTCAAAACTAATCATACCTCGCTTATGTGATGTTTTCATGGCAATACAATGCCCATAAGTCAATAAACACATTTCTTTCCAGCTCTTTTATCTTTCTTAAATTTATTGACTTAACCTGTTtctgcctcttcatgcacacttcATGTCCATCTCTCAATTTGCTAATCCCAGGAGGAAGAAGATTTGCGGTCAGAGGTAATTGTACATTGGCCATTTTCTGCAGTTGTCCTCTTAACTTGCGTGTGTTTGACGCCACAGAGTTCTTGACAACCTATGAGGATTATTTTCTTTCACCATTCCATTTTTTTATGATACCtaacttttttttcacattttttccctctttttttccctcttctctAACATATCTTCTTCATTTCAGTCCCATTAGTACCTTTTGACAACCTCATTTATCCTGCCATTTTTTTATGTCGACAACTTATTGATCGTACGTGCCTGTGCTGCTCTTTTGCTCCCTAAAGCCTGCTAACCTGCAGTCTGTTATTATTCCTtataggaggaggaggagctacAGCAGCTTGAGGTAGAAACATGACTTTCATATCTTATTTTGGATTACCTTTCATTTCCCCTCATTTCTCCCTTTTCTAGTTTGCCAGATATTCCTTTCATATTTATCCACCATGTCCCATCCAACTAAAACATTAATTGGAGAAATGGACACAAAAGTGTGTTGATCAAGTAACGTTTTCATAATAGTCTACAAAATGAGTTTGCGCATACTTATAGTCAGCGACGTCGACTTAATTTTATACTTTCATGTACTTGCATTATATTGTAATTTACTAATATTGTATTGATGAGATATAGAATGACAAATGAATATTAGTTTAAAACATTCATCTTTACAGAATTTGCGATTCAGGGATTTACAGTATTTGAATGAGTAATAATTAACGAAATGATCAGTCCAACACTTTTTCACACAGCAAGGCCAAAATTACTTTGTAACTGCTTCTTGAAAAAGCAATAACTTTATGATGTGTTCAATTTCACAAATCATGGGCAAACTAGTGATAAGATCGCCCCTGAACAttgtgtgggggaaaaaaaaggtgatgTGCTTCCCTGAGACATTCCAATGTTCTGCCTGGTCTTTTGCCACACACTTTCCTGCTTTGCTTGGCTGCTTTCCCCTTTGCCCTGTCTTCTTCTCCACCTTTATCACTGTCAATCCTTTTTTTGATTGCagattgaagaagaaaaaagcaaTAGTTTATTCAATCGGCTGTAGTATTTTTTTCAAGATACTTTTCATGTCCTTCAGTCTTCCTTCTGTTGGATGCTGCATGGCCTGGATTCATAAATTTGTGAGAGCCGACAAGCATCATAACGGCAACAATATATTTCGTATCTTTTGTTTAGGTTTATGGTGATGTGCCATTTTTAAAATTGACGCATTCAACATGcaccttttattattattattattattattt harbors:
- the sh3bgr gene encoding SH3 domain-binding glutamic acid-rich protein isoform X1; its protein translation is MVIKVFLATSSGSTAIKKKQQDVVGFLEALKVDYTQLDIACNEENRKWMRQNVPEEKKPSNGIPLPPQIFNEESYCGDYETFFDAKEDNSVYAFLGLAPPPGSKEALQADKEEHILENGTHTDDTNEEGTQDDSIEVPEVDRNGDAHGDEEETQEGEGEGCEEEDIAEPEENEVTEGGEAEEPEDTGHAEEDEEQGEEEETQEEEAE